In Candidatus Eremiobacterota bacterium, the DNA window GTGATCCCGGCGTTCGCGGTCGAGCGCACGCAGGACATTCTGTACTCGATCGGCGCGCTGCAGAAAAAGGACCCGCAGATCGCGCGCACGCCGGTGCACGTCGACTCGCCGATGGCGATCAAGGTCGATGCGCTCTTCGCCCGCTATCCGGACGCGCACAAGCCGTTCATCGACACGCCGCAACAGCCGTTCGGCTGCAGCAACGTGACGGTGCACGTCACGACCGACGAGTCGAAGACGCTCAACGCGCTGAAGGGGCCGGCGATCATCATCGCCTCGAGCGGGATGGCCTCCGGCGGGCGGATACTCCACCACCTGCACAACCACATCCCCGATCCGACCGCGACCATCGTCTTCGTCGGCTTCCAAGGACCCGGGACGCTCGGCAACCTGATGATCAACGGCGCGAAGACGGTCAAGGTCTTCGGCGACCCGCTCGAAGTGAAGGCCGCGGTGGTCAGCCTGAGCGGCTACAGCGCGCACGCCGATCAGTCGGAACTGCTGCGCTGGCTCGGCACGCTGAAAACGACGCCGCACCTGTACGCGATCCACGGTGATCCCGTCGCGGCAACGGCGCTCGCCGCCGCGGTGCAGTTGAAGCTCGGCTTCACCGCGACCGTCGCCGAGCGCGGCACGACGGTGACGCTCTAACCGCCTAACCACACATAGCGCGCGATCAGCAGGGCGGCGACGAGGTAGAGGAGCGGGTCGACTTCTCTGCCTCGGCCGCTGAGCAGCTTGATCGCGGCGTACGAGATCACGCCGAAGCTCACGCCGTTGGCGATGGAGAACGTTAGCGGCATCGCGACGATCGTCAAGAAGACCGGGATCGACACGGCGTAGTCGTCCCACTCGACGTTGCGCAGGCCGTCGAGCATCAGCGCGCCGACGACGATCAGCGCGGGCGCCGTTGCGGCGGCGGGGATCACGGCGGCAAGCGGCCAGAGGAACGTCGCGAGCAGGAACAGCACGGCGACGGTAAGCGCGGTCAGCCCGGTGCGGCCGCCTTCGGCGATCCCGCTCGCGCTCTCGACGTACGCGGTCGTCGTGCTGGTGCCGAGCGCGGCACCGATCATCGCGGCGAGACCGTCGGAGGCGAAGGTGCGCCGGGCGCGCGGGATGTCTCCCTTCGCATCGAGGTAGCCGGCGCGGGCGGCGAGCGCGACCAGCGTTCCGGTCGCATCGAAGAAGTCGACGAAAAAGAACGTGAAGACGATTGCCGCCGCGCCCAGCGAGAGCGCGCCGCGCACGTCGAGCGCGCCGACCAAACCACTCGGCCACACCGGCAGCGCGACGACACCGTGCGCGAACCCGGCGAACGGCACCAGCGCGCCGTGCGCTCCGGGATAGAGCGGTGCGCGCGTGACGATGCCGAGCAGCGTCGCGGCGAGGATCCCGACGACGATCGCGCCGCGCACCCGCCGCACCAAGAGCGCCGAGGTCACGATGAGGCCGAACAGCGCGACCAGCACCGGCGGCGAGATCAGCGACCCGATCGTGACGAACGTCGCGGGGTTGGCGACGATCGCGCCGGCGTTCTTCAAGCCGATGAACGCCAGAAACATCCCGATCCCGGCGGTGACCGCGAACTTGAGCGGGTTCGGAATCGCGCGCACGATCGCTTGGCGCACGCCGAGCACCGAGAGCACCACGAACAGCATTCCCGAGATGAACACTGCGCCGAGCGCGGTCTGCCAGGCGATGTGCTGGCCGAGCACGACCGTGTACGCGAAGTAGGCGTTCAGCCCCATCCCCGGCGCTTGCGCGAACGGGTAGCGCGCAACGAGCGCCATCAGCAAGCTCCCGATCGCGGCGGCGAGCGCGGTGACGATCAGCAGCTTGGAGAACGCGTCGTCGATACCGGTGATCGCGCTCCCGAGGACCTGCGGGTTCACGAACAGGGCGTACGACATCGTCAAGAACGTCGTCAGCCCGGCGCGCAGCTCCCGCGGGACCGACGAGCCGGCGCGCGTGATCCCGAAGTACGCGTCCATCGCCGCCGTCCTTCGGCCTTGCGGCGGTATGGTTCCTCGGGTGAAGGTCGCGCGGAATTACGTGTTCGTGACGGTGAAGCGCCTTCGGTGCTCGTACGCGATCGTCGAGCGCAGCGTGGTGCCGGGCGGAAAGAGCAGGTCGCGCGTGCCGGCCGTCTCGAGGTCGTCGAGCTTGCGCTGATATTCTTCGACCTGCTCGATGTCGGCTTCGGGATGAAGCTCCGCCGCGGCGGCGGGATCGTGCTGCGCGCGAATGATCTCGACCTCGGCTTGGGTGCGCCGCCGCTCCAGCAGCCGGCGAACTGCGCCGACGGGCTTGACGCGCGCGTGCGTTCCGGCCGGCGCGACGATCCAGCGCGCGGCGAACCCGCCGGAGAGCAGGCCGGCGCACACGTGCGCTTCGAGCGCGTGCGGGTCGGCTTCGGCGTCGAGGTCGCGGAGCACGGCGAGCTCCAAGCACGGTCTGCCGGCGTACATCAGCTCGCCGATCTCTTCGTACGCGCAGGCGACGTTCGTCACCGCGATGTGAACTTCGAGCGCGCGGCCGTTCAGGCGTTCGTCCGACGAACGGATCACCTGCGCGACGACGTCGGCGCGCGGCGGCTCGTCGAGGAAGACCGCGTCGAACGCTTGCGCCGGCTCGGCGACCACGTCGCCCAGCTCGGCCCAGAACGGCTCGCCGTCGATGCGGCAGTGCACGAAGCGCCGGTCGCACAGGACCGCTTGCGCCATCGCGTGCGTGCGCGTCGTCTCGGCATGGTGGCGGTCGACGATCTCGACGATCTCGGCCGCGCCGCTCCTTCGCTTGTCGAACGCGAAGTAGTAGCTCTGCGGATCGTGTTCCGGCGCGCCGGGGAGCCGCTTCCGGTGCACGGCAAAAGAACCGTATTCATAGCGGCCTGGTCCGCTCAGCGCGTGCGAGGCCTCCACCGGCACGTCCCCGTCAACGGGGAACCCGCGGCGCTTCGGGCCGCGTGCGGCCCGCCCGATCGTTTCCATCTCAGCACCATCTTCTTCCGTCGGCGCCGCCGCTGGGGCGGCGCGTTTTCTTCTTTTAGGAGACCAGCGTACGAAACGACGGTGCCAGGTGTATGGCAGTCAGGTTCAGGGCCGGGTGACGATGTACGCCGCCAGGGCGATGGCCACGGCATCCTCGGCGAGCGCGGCCGGAAGGGCACCGATCCGGGCGATCGCGGCGAGCCGGGCGGCGTGCCCGCCGTACGTGCCGGCCAGCGCGCCGGCGATGCCGAGCACGGCCCCGCCCGCGGCCGAGCCGCCGTGGCCCGAGGCGATCAGCCAGCCGGCGATCGCTCCGCTCAGCGGCCGGATCACGATCGAAGGCAACCGCGTCCGCGGCGGAATTTGCGGCATCGCATCGGCCACGTACTCACCGACCGCCGCCACCGCCAGAACCCCGCCCCAGACGCCGCCACGCGCCAGCAGCAAGGCCGCGAGTGAGGTGAACGTTCGCAAGCCGGAAACGAACCCGATCGCGAACGCGAGCAACAGGATCTGCACCTCAGCCATTCCTCCGTTTGATTCAGACCGTCGCGACGACGCGGCCGACGATGCGCCCGGCCTCCAGATCGTCGAGCGCCGCGTTGACCTCGCGCATCGGGCGGGTCGTGATCGGTACCGCGTGCGTGCCGCGGGCGCCGACGATCGCGAGCAGCTCTTTCATCTCGTCCAGCGTGCCGGTGTAGGAGCCGCGCAGGCTGAGATTGCGCAGCGGCAAGAGCGCGGTCGGGAGGTCGATG includes these proteins:
- a CDS encoding NCS2 family permease, whose translation is MDAYFGITRAGSSVPRELRAGLTTFLTMSYALFVNPQVLGSAITGIDDAFSKLLIVTALAAAIGSLLMALVARYPFAQAPGMGLNAYFAYTVVLGQHIAWQTALGAVFISGMLFVVLSVLGVRQAIVRAIPNPLKFAVTAGIGMFLAFIGLKNAGAIVANPATFVTIGSLISPPVLVALFGLIVTSALLVRRVRGAIVVGILAATLLGIVTRAPLYPGAHGALVPFAGFAHGVVALPVWPSGLVGALDVRGALSLGAAAIVFTFFFVDFFDATGTLVALAARAGYLDAKGDIPRARRTFASDGLAAMIGAALGTSTTTAYVESASGIAEGGRTGLTALTVAVLFLLATFLWPLAAVIPAAATAPALIVVGALMLDGLRNVEWDDYAVSIPVFLTIVAMPLTFSIANGVSFGVISYAAIKLLSGRGREVDPLLYLVAALLIARYVWLGG